The Arachidicoccus terrestris genome includes the window CGGTCTGGACTGAAGTTGTTCTCCATCAGTTATGCTATCATCCATCGTTATTCTTTTTTTTACTGCCGATCGTCGCATTATTAATCAAAGGTTTAGCCCAGAAGCCGATACTTAGAATGTAACCCATTGTCAAAAATAGTACAATCATGCCACCAGTGAGTCCAAACTGGTCACTTATTGCACCCATGATGAGTGGGATGACAGCACCGCCGATAATTGCCGTTACCAGAATGCCCGCAAAAGAGCCATGGTGTTCACTCATGGAATTTAAAGCAAGAGAGAAAATAATCGGATACATAACAGAAATAAAGAATCCCACCATGGGGAACGCATATAAAACAGTACCGCCTGATCCAAATAATCCCACTGCCAGGCTTATCATCGCCAGAATTGTAAATATACGCAGTAATAGCCGGCTATCCATTATTTTGAGCAGCAACAGTCCCAGGATATTGCCAACCGTCATATATCCCCAGAAGTTACCCAGCGTATCAGCGGCAGTAGCCGGATCGACCCCATGTAAGGTCTGAAGCAGTAAAGAAATATTATTATTCAGCCCCTGCTCAGTTCCTACATAAAAGAAGATTCCCAAAAAATACAAGATTACAACAGGTTTTCGAAGGAGCGCCAGATGCACTTTTAAAGAGCCTGCTTTCTCATCCTCGTTCAACTCCACCTTTGGAAACTTCATCAGAGCAATGATAATGATCATGGCCAGGGAAATCAATGCAAATATCCAATATAAAGCAATCCAGGGCATGCCCGATGGTACAAGACCGGTGTATTTTGAATCCGCATCACTGGAAAGACGCTGGACTACATAGGTAAAAGCCCTTGGGCTTAAAAAAGAGGCAGCCCCGAAAATCAGTTGGGCCAGGACAGAAGTAAAAGCATAGTTTTTCTCCCCTCCTGCTGTCCGAAGCAGCGGATTAATGACCACCTGAAGCATAGCCATTCCACTGCCGATAATAAACAGCGATATGATAGCCGTTAGATAGTTTGGCCATATGGCCAGTATCAGAGAGCCGGCAAAAGCAGTCACGAACCCAAATATCATAATTTTCTTTTCCCGGTACTTTTCCAGTAGTATTCCCGTCGGAATAGAAACCAAGCCGTAAGCAATAAAAAAAGCAAAGGGAAGCAGTGCTGCTAAGGTCAGACTCAAATCAAAATCCTGAATAAAATCAGGATTTAAAGCACCAATAATGTTAGTCAGAAAGGAGATCACAAAAAATGTGAGCATGATAAGGCTAACAATAGTATAACTCCTTTTCATTGGATTGGTTTTTAGTTTTAAATTTTTATAATACCCATAACTAGTTACAGATCTGAATGAAATTGTATAATGTAGGCCATTTCCGGCCAGTTATAAAATCCATGTTATGAAATATACAAGCCTCATTGATTAGCCGGGATTTACTTACGATCAAAAGTACAAGAATCAATGACTATACATTTCGATACTTTTTCCATATAAAAATACCAGCAATATCAGGAACCACAAAATAATATATCCAGTATACTCTTAAATCCTCTGCCGCTGTTATTGAGATCGACCAGTTGAGGGCCCTACCCGGAGCTAGACTCTAAATTCAATTTCTGGAAACCTGAAGAGCCACTCTTAATCAGAAAATCTATAAGAACTGTATAGCTAAAAACCAAACTTTCCAAAATCCAATACTAATCGGCTCTCATCATTAATCATGTCGATAGTCATTCACAATTTAGGCACGTCCTCCGGCACTGAATGGTTGAAAATCTTCTCAAATGCCCATCCTGACGGCAAATGAAAAATTTGAAATTTGATTATTAGGTTTATTTGTCATATGGCAAATAAGGTGAAAGATTTAGTCAAAATTGGTAAAAAAGTAAAGCAGTTTAGAGAAGGGAATGCTTTCTCTTTGGTTAATTTTGCCATCGTTACAGGGGTGAGTGCTGCTACACTTTCTAGAATCGAAAACGCAGGGCAATACAGCCAGGAAATGTTAGATCCCATTTGTGCGATTATGGGCATAAGCGCAGAAGATCTGTTGACAACAGATGTTACAAAAATTTCCAAGGAACAGATAGCTGGCCGAATTGAGGACCAGGTTGAGAAAAGGGGCATTAGAAAAACAGAGCTCAATCAAATTAATCGGAAACGTAAGACTTTTCACGGGCCTTCCTATTTAGTCAGACAAGCTATGGAAGACGGCTTCCTGAGTCAATTCAGACATGTAAATGAGATCCAGACCTATATCAAAGATGAATACGGTATAACACTTATATCTTCAAGTATTACCAATGCCCTGAATAGAAAAGAAGATATTATCTACAAGCCTTCCGGTATTTCTAACTATAAGCAATACAAATTTGTCCGCCGAAAAAGTAAAATATAGCGTTGGTATACTGGTCAAGTCGCCCGGCGATAGAGATTTCATGGCAAGTTGGATTAAAGGCCTGTTCCGCTATAATGTTAATTTTTTATTTTACCTTTTCTCTGCATCAATATACAACTACCTTCATATAACAAATAAATGAATTTATTCACCTATGAAGGCAATTTTGCCTTGCTCAGCGCACATGATTCCTATGAAAAAGATTTTGATTCAAGAAAGAAATAAAGATGTTCGCGAAGTCCTCCAAATTGCGTTGGAAAGCGTAAATTATATGATATTCACCTTGAATGATGCGACAAATCTGCTATCGACTATTAAGCAGCTTCAGCCTCATCTCCTTATTATGGAATTTCATCGGAAAACGGAAGCCTGTATGGATATCTTTAATAAGGTTTTTTCAAACCACCCCAGATTACCGGTCATCGCCTTTAGCAGTAATCCGCAATGTGAAAAATTATACCATAGTTTAGGGTTCTGTGGCTTTATACCCAAACCTTTTGATCTGAAACAGCTTTATAAAACTATAAGCGATATTCTAACTGACAGTACGCCGGCGGACTGATATAGCTTCCTTATCTGGTTAATGTACCATAAGGGTAAGATCTGAGATATTGCTGCTGCAATTTTGTAGGTGTTTCCTGCCTCTGATCAAAGAGATCTATCATGAGTCATCATTCATGTATGCCGAAACAATGGAGCTATTTCAGAAATGCGCAGTTATTTCTCCATGCACGACATATCAATTTATCAGATAGCCGTTTTCCGATTGTAGAAAATTTACTCAAATATGTAACGCCATTCCCAAATCAGGGGGAAAATTTAGAATCTTCTGGTTTGGAAGACGCCGGGAAGGCAGTAATGGGCCTGTTGAATCTTCTAATTGATAGGATAAATAAAATCTACTAAATGCCTTTTCGTATTAATTAGAGATCAATGATTTATCAAATTTGAAAAACATTGAAGAGAATTTCAATCTATAACCCTCGCCCAAAAATAGCTCTCCCCAAAAGAGCTTTTTCCTATAATTTATTTGGCATTAAATTTCATCAGGGGTAATAGAGCTTTTTACCGGGGTGTGTCAGGACGTGTTAGGATGGACCTGATTCACAGAGAAAATACCCGTTGAACCTAAAGCAGGTAATACTGACGAAGGAAGCTAAAAGACTCAGGCTCCGGTGAAAAATCACCGGAGCTTATTTTTGGATAGCTGTGAGATGAAATTGCCGCCAACTGTTCTTTCTGTAACAGACTATTTTCTCACAATATCTATATACCAAACGGATATGTTTCAGGAATTTCCAGGTTATCAGGCTGGATATGTAAAGGATGTAAGGCAGTTGTCTCATCTATAAAGATGAATGCGTCATAACGGAACGGAATAATGCTTTTTACATAGTTTGCCGCTCTTTCATATTCAGGGCGATATACAACACCGATGGCTCTATGGCCAATAGGGACCTCTAGTGCACTTTCTTTAAGTTGATTCATCATTAGCAGGCAACTGTGACTGGCTCCTTGGTGCAGAACATGTTCCCAGCTATCTTGCTTGGCTTCAGGCACCGTCATTTTCTTCATATCATCTCCCCAGTATTCACCTGCGATAACACCACCTTTATAAGTCCCGAAGCCGATTAGCACAGTATCGTTGTATTTTCTACGGGATAACTCACCTATATTGTACATTCCTTCGTCTGCCATTTCAGTGGCACCCGCATCTCCGATATGTGTATTATGTGCCCACACGATGGCTTTGGACCTGGGCCCGTGAAATAACAGTAAACGCTCCAAGGTATCTTGCATATGACTATCTCTGACATTCCACGAATGGGCATCCCCCTTTAACATCGTCCGATAGTATTTTTCTGCATTGACAGCTACTAATGCATTCTGCTCCATATTAAACGCTTGTTCAATATCGCCATCATACCGGGGCATTTTTTCGTGTATTGTAGCTAAGAGCCGTAACATTTTCGGTTCGCAGCTTTCCGAAACAAAACGACTGGCCCTTGCATAACGCCCTTCGTCTTTTTTATACGGTTCAAAACAGTTAAAGGCCTCTCGTGCGACTGCTAACGCATCCGGATCGTTTTTCTTGAGATACTGCATTATTACTTCCATAGATTCCCACAGACTATATACATCAAGCCCGTAGAAACCTATTTTTCTTTGTGTGGAAATTGGCTGATTATATTTCTTTAACCAATCCGCAAACGCCACTATTTCCCAGTTCGCCCACATCCACGTTGGCCAGCGGTTGAACTGCTTCAGAACATCAACCGCAGTCATCTCAGCGCCATACTGCTTAACATATCGGTTAAGTGCGTAACAATCCGGCCAATCACCTTCCACAGCAATAAAATTAAACCCCTGCTCATCAATAAGCCGTCGACTGATCCGGGCTCGCCAGGTATAAAACTCATGGGTGCCATGAGAAGCCTCACCCAGCATGACAATACGTGCATCCCCAATTCTTTTTATCAGCGGATCAAGATCTTTATCATGCTTTAGTTCATGACAAGCATTTTTCACCTGCTTAATATAGTAACCGTTTGGTACGGTTTCAGCCTCGTTTTTTTTAATTCGTTTCATTAACATCATTCAAATATTAATAGTTTTATTGTATAGTTGTATGTATTTCACAACCTCTTCATCACTCAATTGTCTAAAGTCTTCATAGAACTCACCTACACCTTTGAATATATCTGGCACAAGCGGGCAGATTACCACATCTACCTGCTCAGACAAAAGGTCGATGCTTGACTGACTAGCGACAGGGACGGCCACTATAATCTCGTTAGGGTGATGTGTCTTTACCATCTGTAAAGTACTCAACATGGTATGCCCGGTAGCCAATCCATCGTCTGTTAAAATCACAGTTTTCCCCGATAGTGCTTCAGGTGTATGATTGGCTCCCATATACATTCTGTACATTTCCCGTAAACGTGTACGAATAACTGATATTTCCTTTTCGAAATACTCGCTCGGAACCCGTGTGTTATCATCGACAAAACTATCTGTCAGGCTTACTGCGCCGATGGCGTATTCTTTATGCAGCGGATGGCCTATCTTTTTTGACAATGCCAGATCTAGTTTAAAATTGAGTGATGTCGCAATTATATAGCCAATCGGCACCCCTCCTCTTGGAATGGCCAGAACAACGCCATTCATATCCGCATATCGGTCAAGCGATGCTGCTAGCAAATGCCCAGCCTCTTCCCTGTTTTTATAACCATGTATATCCCAAAAAAACATGTTGCCTCCCATTTCTTTTTTGATACTCAATCGTGTACAAATCTTTCTGTGTTTCATTATAGACTGCTGTATAAAAGTCTCAATAAGCACTCCATATTCATATTTTATCTTGCAACTTTGTTATATAAAAGGTTAAAATACCATAGATATAACAGCCGTTCAGCCCACGGTAAAGGCCTACGTTAAATAAATACATTCACGTTTAAAACCGGCGGCCGTCAGCATTATTTAGTGCGCCCGTTTGCCGGTCATCTTAAAAATATTTCATAAAGCCCCATGTTTTCAGTATTGCGTTTAAATACAATTATTTTTTGTACCGATATTTTAATATAAAATCAACATTCGGGTGGCAGTTTGGCAGCTTTATTGTGCTACTCCAGTTAGATAAAAAAGGAGGAATTATGTCATTATTAATAGCTCAGATTATTATTGGAGTTGCAGCAATGTGGTTAATTAATATCCCCACCCCTCAGAAGAAAAAAACGGCTAGAACGGCGGGGTAGATCTCAAAGTTTGGGTATCGTGGTGCTTGCTTTTTTTGATTTTAACCTGGAAATATAATTATATCGGATGATCAATGATTCAGCTAGCTTGCCGCATTCAATTTCCATTATTCTATTGCGTGAGGCGTCCTATTAACAGCCGTATAATACCTGTAATCACAGGTTACATAATAGGCATATGGGCGTCAGACTAAAACACGACCGGCCGGCACAATCTGAATATTCAGCATTTTATACGGAAGTATTCAATATGCACCGACCAGCCTGTTTTATTAAACACTACACTACTACTCTACTTCAACTGGACCTTTACAATTTCAGAAAAGATCCGGTCATCGACACCAGAGATCTTTACGCCTACCCTGGCGTAGAAATAGTCCTGATCCGCGACACCAATATTGCCTCCGGATATATCCTCAGGTATCTTAGCAGTCAGTTTAATGCTGGAAAGATTGGTGATATCTGAGCCCGCTATGGAACCAAAGGCAATTTTATTATCCTCATCCACAAAGGCCGTTCTATTGACGTATAGGCTAACAGATTCGATATCTTTGGCTCTGTTATCCGTGATAATCTTACTAATACTGGCTGTAGCCGTTACTACAGAATCAGTTCCTATGCTAAAATCAGCCTTGTCTACCATATAGTACGGCAATACCTCAATATCCATATCTGTACTGCCATGTAAGCTTAAAGGGATCGTGTCAGAATGAGTCTGTTCATTTTCCAGGCTCAAAAACGGTCCCTGTGATGAAGGAATGACCAGCCGGTAATCTCCATTAAATAACAAAGCAGAAAAGGAGCCATCCTGATTCAGATAAACGTTAATGGCCCCGCTCTTACCAAACCCTGATTGCCAGAGTTCAAAATAAACTGCTGATATCTGATCTCCCGTATTTTTCACCTGGATTGGTTTCCCCTGGTATACGAGATGGCCGGTAAACCGGGTCTTGGGTGCCTCAAAATTGTCCTTCTGGCAACTGCTTATACCAATGCTCAGCAGCCCCATTAAAGATAGATAATATAAAAAACGATACTTTTTCATAATGTAATTTTTAGTATTCCTTGAATAACCAATCAATTTCACGGATCATGATGTAATCATCGCGTCGCGATGATTACCAGGTCTTTAATCCTATTGATTAGGGTTTTTAACGATCTTGGGATTATTGCTAATGATATCCTGATTGATCTTAGAGTAGTAGTTACCCGTCTGAAAACGATGAGCAGCCGTTACTTCACTTGGCTTGACCACTTTAAAGATCCATTTGCCATCATTAGCGGTACCGGGTGCATATACTTTATAAGACCATAGGCCGTAGGCCATCGTATTGGGAGCAGCCGCCTTGCCAATACCATTGTCCAGATCTGTAATACTGATACTCTGACCATTCCAGACTTTATGTGCAATACGCCAGCGCTTGTTATCAAACAATTCATGTCCCTCAAAGGCCAGCTCTACCCGTCTTTCATGAACGATCCTGTCAAAGGTAATCTGCGTGGGCGTGAGGTCTGTTTTAAACCCGGCACGACGGCGGATCATATTCAGGAAAATAGCGGCAGAATCTTTATTCCCCAATTCAAATTCGGCTTCAGCCAGGTTAAGCAGCACTTCTCCGTAGCGGTATCTTACCCACCAAACTTCACTCTGCGTACCGATCTGGCCAGAACCCGTTGCAGGGTCCATAAACTTACGTACATAGAACCCGGTCTGTGCACCAAACTCTAACCCATCAATCGGGCCGGATCCACCTACCACCTTTTCCTTATAGTTCCTGCCCGGTAACTGAGCCAGTCCGCCAAACACATTCGAGGTAATGATCCTGCCCGTTGCTGCGACATAATAACCAGCCCAGATATCTACATCTTTACCCTTAAACTGACTACCCGGCAAAATAAAAGTGCCTGCCAGACGTGCATCACGATTTTTAAATATATCCGTCTCCTGATCATAATAAGCATAATCGGCGCCATTTTTTAGTACAAATGGTGTGTACTTGTTATCCAGCGTTTCATATTTAAGCGCCAGATTCAGTGTAGGGTTAAGCCTGCCTCCCTGTGCTTCTTCTGCAATAGCTCTGGGTTGATTATTCAGGGTCCATGCTTCAATGGTGCCGCTCTTCAGCTTGAAATTTTGAGCGAAGATGACCTCTGGATTGTTAGACTTGTCATAAAAGAGTGCTGCAAAATTATCAGACAAATCCTCCGGTTTTTTCATATACAGACTATACTTATGACTATTCACCAGTGTCAGAGAAGCCTTTCTGGAGATCTCATAGTATTTTCTGGCCTCAGCAGTAGGAATGCCTACTTCTCCACCAGGTAACGAAACGCTGGGCGTCATAGCTCCATATTTGGCGATGGAGGCCGCATACAAAGCTGCTCTTGACTGCATGGCTAAACACACACCCTTAGAGGCTCGGTCCTGCACACCGGCATCATCGGGCAAATACTGTTGGGCGGTGTCTAATTCAGCTAATACAAAATCGTATACTTCTGACTCCTTGGCTCTGGCGTGCTGTAAATAAGACGGATCACCATTATAGTCGTAGGTCAGAGGTTCAGTTATAATAGGCACCCCTCCCATTCTTTTTACCAGCTCAAAGTAATTGGCTGCCCTTAAAAAGCGTGCTTCTGCAATGAAACGCTGCTTGTCTTCATCTGCCAAGGCTTTTGAAGCGCGACAACGTTCAATATAGATATTGATATGGCGGATATAATCATAATTCCATATGCTCCACCAGTCGTAAGGGTAATCGGTTTGCTGAACGCGCCAGTAATTGCCAGCCTCAGAAGGAAAAGCCTCATCATAATTTGTAAACTCCGACCAGTTCGTAATCGTCTGCAAATCCACATAGCCCTTATACAGGTCCGCCAATGCTGAAAAAGCCAGCTCTTTAGACCCAAAAACCTGATCTGTTTTTAGAATAGAGGTCGGATCATTGGTTAAGAAATCTTTACTACAGCCAGAAGCCAGTAAACTGGCCATCATGACTATCAAATATATCTTCTTCATAACTTATTATTTAATAATTAAAAGCTCAGATTAATCCCCACATTAATAAACTTACTCTGCGGGTAAGTTAAACCGTTGTCGTCCACAATCTCTGCATCAATGCCATAATCATGCATGTTGTCAATGGAAAACAGGTTGTTCGCATTTACATAGAATCTAGCCTTGCTGATTTTGATCCGTTCCAAGACAGCCGTGGGAAGCGAGTAGCCGAGCTCCAGCGTCCGGCAGCGAATGTATTTGACATTCGTCAACCAGAATGTAGAGAGTTTGTTGTAGTTGCTGTGGCCCTTTTCATTAAAACGCATGGCTGGATAATCTCCGGCTACCCAGGGGCTGTTGACATCATAGATATCCTCATGGTGCCAGTGACTCTTATAAAAAAGTTCCTGTAGAGCACCTCCATTCTGATAAGGCCAGCGCATTTCCCAATTGCGGACAAAGGAATAGCCGGCACCAATCGAAAAGTCCATATGAAAATCAAACCCGTTCCAGTTGGCTGCCAAATTGAGTCCTCCGTTAACGATAGGGTCTCTGCCCGTGCCCCATCCCAGAGGCCTGGTGTCATCTTTATTAATGACACCATTGCCATCAATGTCCTTATAAATAAAGTCCCCCGGCAAAAGGGTTTTGTTCCCCTGTCCGTCAATATTGACAGGATAGTTATTGATCTGTTCTTGAGAGGTAAACTGTCCAATCGTA containing:
- a CDS encoding phosphoribosyltransferase; translation: MKHRKICTRLSIKKEMGGNMFFWDIHGYKNREEAGHLLAASLDRYADMNGVVLAIPRGGVPIGYIIATSLNFKLDLALSKKIGHPLHKEYAIGAVSLTDSFVDDNTRVPSEYFEKEISVIRTRLREMYRMYMGANHTPEALSGKTVILTDDGLATGHTMLSTLQMVKTHHPNEIIVAVPVASQSSIDLLSEQVDVVICPLVPDIFKGVGEFYEDFRQLSDEEVVKYIQLYNKTINI
- a CDS encoding RagB/SusD family nutrient uptake outer membrane protein; this translates as MKKIYLIVMMASLLASGCSKDFLTNDPTSILKTDQVFGSKELAFSALADLYKGYVDLQTITNWSEFTNYDEAFPSEAGNYWRVQQTDYPYDWWSIWNYDYIRHINIYIERCRASKALADEDKQRFIAEARFLRAANYFELVKRMGGVPIITEPLTYDYNGDPSYLQHARAKESEVYDFVLAELDTAQQYLPDDAGVQDRASKGVCLAMQSRAALYAASIAKYGAMTPSVSLPGGEVGIPTAEARKYYEISRKASLTLVNSHKYSLYMKKPEDLSDNFAALFYDKSNNPEVIFAQNFKLKSGTIEAWTLNNQPRAIAEEAQGGRLNPTLNLALKYETLDNKYTPFVLKNGADYAYYDQETDIFKNRDARLAGTFILPGSQFKGKDVDIWAGYYVAATGRIITSNVFGGLAQLPGRNYKEKVVGGSGPIDGLEFGAQTGFYVRKFMDPATGSGQIGTQSEVWWVRYRYGEVLLNLAEAEFELGNKDSAAIFLNMIRRRAGFKTDLTPTQITFDRIVHERRVELAFEGHELFDNKRWRIAHKVWNGQSISITDLDNGIGKAAAPNTMAYGLWSYKVYAPGTANDGKWIFKVVKPSEVTAAHRFQTGNYYSKINQDIISNNPKIVKNPNQ
- a CDS encoding DUF3823 domain-containing protein; its protein translation is MKKYRFLYYLSLMGLLSIGISSCQKDNFEAPKTRFTGHLVYQGKPIQVKNTGDQISAVYFELWQSGFGKSGAINVYLNQDGSFSALLFNGDYRLVIPSSQGPFLSLENEQTHSDTIPLSLHGSTDMDIEVLPYYMVDKADFSIGTDSVVTATASISKIITDNRAKDIESVSLYVNRTAFVDEDNKIAFGSIAGSDITNLSSIKLTAKIPEDISGGNIGVADQDYFYARVGVKISGVDDRIFSEIVKVQLK
- a CDS encoding helix-turn-helix domain-containing protein, with translation MKDLVKIGKKVKQFREGNAFSLVNFAIVTGVSAATLSRIENAGQYSQEMLDPICAIMGISAEDLLTTDVTKISKEQIAGRIEDQVEKRGIRKTELNQINRKRKTFHGPSYLVRQAMEDGFLSQFRHVNEIQTYIKDEYGITLISSSITNALNRKEDIIYKPSGISNYKQYKFVRRKSKI
- a CDS encoding erythromycin esterase family protein, with protein sequence MKRIKKNEAETVPNGYYIKQVKNACHELKHDKDLDPLIKRIGDARIVMLGEASHGTHEFYTWRARISRRLIDEQGFNFIAVEGDWPDCYALNRYVKQYGAEMTAVDVLKQFNRWPTWMWANWEIVAFADWLKKYNQPISTQRKIGFYGLDVYSLWESMEVIMQYLKKNDPDALAVAREAFNCFEPYKKDEGRYARASRFVSESCEPKMLRLLATIHEKMPRYDGDIEQAFNMEQNALVAVNAEKYYRTMLKGDAHSWNVRDSHMQDTLERLLLFHGPRSKAIVWAHNTHIGDAGATEMADEGMYNIGELSRRKYNDTVLIGFGTYKGGVIAGEYWGDDMKKMTVPEAKQDSWEHVLHQGASHSCLLMMNQLKESALEVPIGHRAIGVVYRPEYERAANYVKSIIPFRYDAFIFIDETTALHPLHIQPDNLEIPETYPFGI
- a CDS encoding response regulator, with protein sequence MKKILIQERNKDVREVLQIALESVNYMIFTLNDATNLLSTIKQLQPHLLIMEFHRKTEACMDIFNKVFSNHPRLPVIAFSSNPQCEKLYHSLGFCGFIPKPFDLKQLYKTISDILTDSTPAD
- a CDS encoding MFS transporter; this translates as MKRSYTIVSLIMLTFFVISFLTNIIGALNPDFIQDFDLSLTLAALLPFAFFIAYGLVSIPTGILLEKYREKKIMIFGFVTAFAGSLILAIWPNYLTAIISLFIIGSGMAMLQVVINPLLRTAGGEKNYAFTSVLAQLIFGAASFLSPRAFTYVVQRLSSDADSKYTGLVPSGMPWIALYWIFALISLAMIIIIALMKFPKVELNEDEKAGSLKVHLALLRKPVVILYFLGIFFYVGTEQGLNNNISLLLQTLHGVDPATAADTLGNFWGYMTVGNILGLLLLKIMDSRLLLRIFTILAMISLAVGLFGSGGTVLYAFPMVGFFISVMYPIIFSLALNSMSEHHGSFAGILVTAIIGGAVIPLIMGAISDQFGLTGGMIVLFLTMGYILSIGFWAKPLINNATIGSKKKNNDG